Genomic segment of Arthrobacter antioxidans:
GTGATGGCGACCTTCTGCCCCACGAGGGCGTTCGTCAGGGTCGACTTGCCCGCGTTCGGCCGTCCGACGAGCGAGACGAATCCTGCCCTGTGCTTAGCGTCGCTCATTGTCAGCCTCTATCGTCTCTCGTTCGTCGTGCGCTGCATGCCCTGTCGGCAGGCGGTAGGTGATCACGTGGGAGACCCTGTTGCGGCGGCCCTCCACGCGTTCGGCCCGCAGGCCGATACCGTCAATTGTGACCTCTGATCCGACGATCGGCACCCTGCCCAGGGTCTTGGCCAGCAGGCCGCCGACCGTGTCCACCTCCTCGTCGTCGAGGTCGAGACCGAACAGCTCCCCGAGGTCGTCGATCCCCATGCGGGCGCTCACCCGATACTCGCCGCCGGCGAGCTGTTCCTGCTCCGGTACCTCGGAGTCGTACTCGTCCACGATCTCGCCGACGATCTCCTCGATGAGGTCCTCGAGCGTGACGAGGCCCGCCGTGCCACCGTATTCGTCGATGACGATGGCCACATGGGTCGACTCGCGCTGGAGCTCCCGGAGCAGGTCGCCGACCGGCTTCGACTCCGGGACGTACCGTGCGGGCCGGCATTCGGCGTCGACGGGGCGGGCCAGGTTCGACGCCGGCCGGCCGTGGAGGCTCGCCACGACGTCCTTCAGGTACAGGAGCCCGCGGATGTCGTCCGAGCTCTCGCCGATGACGGGGATGCGGGAGTAGCCCGAGCGGAGGAAGAGGGACATGGCCTGGCTGAGCGTCGAGCCGGACTCGATCGTGACCATGTCGGTGCGCGGGACCATGACCGAGCGGACCTTGGTGTCGCCGAGTTCGAACACCGAGTGGATCAGCTCCGCCTCGTTGTCCTCGATCATCTCGGCGTCGGAGGCGCGGGAGAGGAGCTCACGGAACTCCTCCTGCGTGAAGAACGCTGCCTCGTCGCGCGCTGCGCCCGGCGTGATGGAGCTGCCGATGCGCACGAGCCACCGCGGAATCGGGCCGAGGACCGTGCACAGGAAGGACACGAGTCCTGCGGTCAGGCGGACCACGCCGGGAGCGTGGGTGCGCCCGAGCTGCCGGGGCGACACGCCCACGATCACGAAGCCGACGCCGGCCATCACCGCGGTGGCGAGGAGGCCGGCCAGCCAGACGCTGTCGAGGAGGTCGTGGAAGAGGATCGCGACGGCGACGGCCCCGGCCATCTCGAACCACACCCGCCAGAACCGGAGCGCGTGCATATGGGCGACGGGCGCATCGAGGATGCGCCGGATCGAGTGCGTCCGGGACTCGGCCACGAGGGCCTCGCCCTCCTGGCGCGGCAGGTAGCTGAAGGCCGCCTCGGCGGCCGTGACGAGGGCGGCCGTGAGGGCGAAGAGCAATCCCATCAGCGCGAGGAGCCAGATGGTCAAGCGCGCGTCTCCTGGGGGGCGTCCCCGCCGAGGAAGTCGGAGAGGAGCTGGCGCTGCAGGCCGAACATCTCCTTCTCGTCCTCGGGCTCCGCGTGGTCGTACCCGAGGAGGTGGAGGACCCCGTGCGTGGTCAGCAGCAGCAGCTCGTCCTTCGTGCCGTGCCCTGCGGCGGCGCCCTGGGATGCCGCGACGTCCGGGCACAGGACGATGTCGCCGAGGAGACCGGCAGGTGTCACGCGGCCGGGCGTTCCCGGCCGCAGCTCGTCCATGGGGAAGGAGAGCACGTCGGTGGGACCGGGCTCGTCCATCCACTCGATGTGCAGCCTCTCCATCGCGGCGGTGTCCACGAGGATGATCGACAGTTCGGCCTCGGGGTGGACGAAGAGCGATTCGAGCAGGAAGTTCGCCAGGCGGACGAGGGAGGCCTCATCGACGTCGTGCCCGGATTCGTTGTTGACCTCGACGCTCATCGGGCGGCCGCCGGCCGACCGGTACGGGCCTGCGCGGCACGCTGGGTCTCGTCCCAGTCGCCGTAGGCGCTCACGATGTCCCCGACGAGGCGGTGCCGCACGACATCGGTGGCGTCGAGCTCGCTGAAGTACACGTCGTCGACGTCGCGGAGGATCTCGCTGACGACGCGCAGGCCCGAGCTCGTGCCGCTGGGCAGGTCGACCTGCGTGACATCGCCCGTCACGACCATCTTCGAGCCGAAGCCGAGGCGCGTGAGGAACATCTTCATCTGCTCGGGGGTGGTGTTCTGGGCCTCGTCCAGAATGATGAACGCGTCATTGAGCGTCCGGCCGCGCATGTAGGCCAGCGGGGCCACCTCGATCGTCCCGGCCGCCATCAGGCGCGGGATGGAATCGGGATCCATCATGTCGTGCAGGGCGTCGTACAGGGGGCGCAGGTACGGGTCGATCTTGTCGTTGAGTGTGCCGGGCAGGAAGCCCAGGCGCTCCCCCGCCTCGACGGCGGGCCGGGTCAGGATGATCCGGTTGACTTCCTTGTGCTGCAGCGCCTGCACGGCCTTGGCCATTGCGAGGTAGGTCTTGCCGGTACCCGCCGGGCCGATGCCGAACACGATGGTGTTGCGGTCGATCGCGTCGACGTACGTGCTCTGGTTGAGGGTCTTGGGGCGGATCGTCCTGCCGCGCGAGGAGAGGATGTTGACGGACAGCACCTCCGCCGGACGGGCCGCGCTCTGCGTCTTCAGCATGGTGACCAGCTGCTCCAGCACCTGGGGCGAGACGGGCGCGTTGTTGGCGGCCATGGAGCGGACCTCGGCGACGAGCCGCTCGGTCCGTAGCACGTCGGCCGAGGGGCCGGTGATGGTCAGCTCGTTGCCGCGGGCGTGGAGGCCCACGCCGGGGAAGGACTCCTCGATCAGCCGCAGCGCCTCGTCGTTGGATCCCAGCGCCTGCACCATCTGCTCCGTCGAGTCGAAGAGGAACACCCTGGTGTCGAGTCCTGCCGCGTTGATGCCTGTTGAAGTTTCGCTCATACCTCGGCCGTCCGGCCTTCGATCGCCCCTCATCCGAATTCTCGTACTGGTGGTGTTGTCCCGCATCCGCCCATGAGGCAGGGATGTCAATGGTACGCCATCCCGCCTGTCCCGGCCCTTTCGTCAACACGCCCAGCGGGGCCTTGATTCCCCGGAATCGGCCGGAACGCAAGCGATTTCTCGGACCCCCGTCCCCGCTCTCCGTGCGTCGCGGAATTCGTAGCGAATCGGCCACGGCTTCGTATCGATCAGGTTTCAGTCATCCCCCGCGTCGATATTCGGCCGGGCAGCGCTGCCGCATTGTGCCAAGCTGAAATACGTCCGCCCTGAGCGATCCGCCCGGCGGCCGCGCCGGGGTCGGCGCCGCCGGTGCCATGCTCCGGGGACCGGACGACACCACCCATCGCCGGGCACCACTGATCGTCCCGCGCGCACCGAGGAAAGGAGGAGAGCATGAACCACCAGGACCCGCTGAAGAAGAGCCGGCTGGGACTCGGCGGAATCCTCCTCGTCTCCGGTGGCGTGCTGGTGGGCAGCGGCGCCTTCCTCCTCCCCGATCTGGGGCGCCTGGCGGGCAGTGCGCAGATGGCCCCCCTTCCTGATCCCCGCGCCACGACGGCGACCGACGGCGCCACCACCGATCCGGCCGATGCCGCGCTCCGGCGGGGCCCCGCCGCGGGCCCCTCGGATGCCGCCCGGCCGCTGGTGCCCGTCTACTGGCTCGGTGGCGACGACGGCGCCGAGCGGCTCTTCCGCGAGTACCTGACGACGCCGGAGGAGTCCGCGGGCGATCCGATCGCGGATGCCGTCCGGCTGATGACCTCCGGCCGCCCGCTCGATCCCGACTACCACTCGTCCTGGCGGGCGGCATCGAGCATCAGCTCGTCCGTCTCGACGAAGAACGTGATCACCCTCGACATCTCCTCCGATGCCTTCGCGCAGCGCCTCGACGAGGAGCAGGCGCGCCTCGCCCTGCAGCAACTGGTGTACACGGCCACGGCGGCGGCCTCGGATGCGGGGCTCATCGCGGGCGGTGAGGCGAGTTCCGTCGTCGTCCTGGTGGACGGCGCGGCGGACCACCGGGCCTTCGGGTCCGTGGACCTGGGCGGTGAGTGGACCCGGGATGCCGCGACCCTCGCCCCGCTGTGGATCATCGATCCGCAGGAGGGCACGCGGACCGACCCCGGGAGCCTGACCGTCCACGGGATCGGCCCGGCGTCCGAGGACGAACTGGCCTGGCGCATCGAACGCAGCATCGACGGCTCGGCGGAGGGCGGCACGGAACTCTACCGGGACGGCTCGGTGGCCATCGCACGCCAGGACGGTGCGCCGGGGGCCTACTCGTTCCCGGTGACGCTGCCTCCGGGCCGGTACGAGATCACCGTCTCCGTCCCCTCCGATGACGGCGACTCCGTCGACTCGAAGACCGTCGTCGTCGGCTAGGTGTCCTGCCGGCAGAGGCGTGCGTCGGCCGGCCGTCGAACGCCCGGGAGGCGGACTACCAGCGTCCGAGCAGGTGGTTCAGCAGCGCCAGGGCCGCCGGGCCGGCCGTCGAGGAGCGTAGGACATGCGGGCCCAGACGCGCGGTCCCGGCGCCCGCGGCGCTCAGCTTTCCCAGTTCCGCGTCGCTGATCCCGCCCTCCGGTCCGACGACGACGGCCGTCGACGTCGCACCCGACGGAGCGCCCGCGAGCAGCGCGGACACCTGGTCGGCGAGCGGGAGGTCGGCGTCCTCGTGCAGGACGATCATGCTCTCGACGGTCTCCGCCCACGCGGCCAGGCGGGAGGTGTCCATCACGGCGTGCACCTCCGGCACGAACGAGCGGCGCGACTGCTTCGCCGCGGCGCCGACGAGCGACACCCACTTCTGCCGGCCCTTCTCGGCCTTGTCGCCGCGCCAGCGCACGATGCTCCGCTCCGCATGCCAGGGCACGACGGCGTCGATCCCGAGTTCGGTCGCCGCCTCCACGGCCTGCTCGTCGCGGCCGCCCTTGGCCAGGGCCTGCACGAGGATCAGCCGGTGCCGCGGTGCGGGCTCCTGGCCGGCTGTCTCCACCGTGATCTCCACGGTGCCGTTCCCGACCGCGCTGATGGTGCCGCCGATGCGGTAGCCCGCACCGTCGGAGACGTCGAGGCGCTCGCCCTCGCCGAGGCGGCGGACGGTGGCGGCATGGCGCCCCTCGTCACCGCCGAGCACGAAGACGCCGCCGGGGGTCGCCGCACGGACCGCCTCGCCCGGCCCGAAGAACAGGGGACGCGTCATGGTCAGCGGTTTCCGAGCCGCTCCCGCAGGCGGGCGAAGACGCCGGAGCCGCTGCTGGCGAGCTGGCCGTCCGTGTACTCCTCGTTGCGCAGTTCGGCCAGCTTCCGCAGGAGCTCTTCCTGCTGAGGGTCCACGTTGCGCGGGGTCTCGACGTTGAGGTGGACCCGCAGGTCACCCCTGCCCTGGCTCCGCAGGTGCGTCACCCCGAGGCCCCGCAGGGTCAGGATCTCGCCGGGCTGCGTGCCGGGCTTGATGTCGAGCTCCTGGTCGCCGTCGTAGGTGTCCAGGTGCACCGTGGTGCCGAGCGCCGCCGCGGTCATCGGGACGCTCAGGGTCACGTGCAGGTCGTCGCCGTCCCGCAGGAAGGTGGAGTCGGTGGCCACCCGGATCTCCACGTACAGGTCGCCCTGCGGTCCGCCGGCCGTCCCGGCCTCGCCCTGGCCGGCCAGCTGGATGCGCGTGCCGGTGCTGACGCCCGCGGGGACCTTGATGGTCAGGGTGCGGCGGGCACGGACACGGCCCTCGCCGCTGCACTCGTGGCAGGGGCTGGGGATGACGGTGCCGAAGCCCTGGCAGGTGCCGCAGGGGGCGCTCGTCATGACCTGGCCGAGGATCGAGCGCACGGCCCGCTGGACCTGACCCGAGCCGCCGCAGATGTCGCAGGTGCGCGGTGACGTGCCGGGCTGGCAGCAGCTGCCGTCGCACGTGGGGCACATCTCCGCGGTGTCCACCTCGATCTTCTTGTTGGTGCCGAAGACGGCGTCCTTCAGGTCGATGCGCACGTTGATGAGCGCGTCCTGCCCGCGGCGCGTCCGCGACGGGGCACCGGCCTGCTGGCCGCCACCGCCGAAGAAGGTCTCGAAGATGTCCTGGAAGGCGAAGCCCGAGCCCGAGTACCCCGAGCCGTAGCCGCTGTCCGTCCCGTTCTCGTTGCCGGTGGTGTCGTAGACCCGCCGCTTCTGGGGATCGGAGAGCACCTCGTAGGCGTGGCTGACGGCCTTGAACTCCTCCGACGCGTCCGGTCCCGGGTTCACGTCGGGGTGGAGCTTACGGGCGAGCTTGCGGTAGGCCTTCTTGATTTCCTCCCCGGTCGCGCCCTGCGCCACACCGAGGACCTCATAGTGATTACTCACTCGTGCACATCACTTCCTGTTGACTGTTCTGTCGTCTGCTCGCCGGCTGAACCGGCGGAAAGGCCATGGTCGGCACCGGGGTGCCGTCGACAACCCAGAACCGCTGCCCGCTCCCCCGTTATTCCTCGAGGATCCTCGAGAGGTAGCGGGCGACGGCGCGCACCGCCGCCATCGTGGTCGGATAGTCC
This window contains:
- a CDS encoding GerMN domain-containing protein, with product MNHQDPLKKSRLGLGGILLVSGGVLVGSGAFLLPDLGRLAGSAQMAPLPDPRATTATDGATTDPADAALRRGPAAGPSDAARPLVPVYWLGGDDGAERLFREYLTTPEESAGDPIADAVRLMTSGRPLDPDYHSSWRAASSISSSVSTKNVITLDISSDAFAQRLDEEQARLALQQLVYTATAAASDAGLIAGGEASSVVVLVDGAADHRAFGSVDLGGEWTRDAATLAPLWIIDPQEGTRTDPGSLTVHGIGPASEDELAWRIERSIDGSAEGGTELYRDGSVAIARQDGAPGAYSFPVTLPPGRYEITVSVPSDDGDSVDSKTVVVG
- the dnaJ gene encoding molecular chaperone DnaJ gives rise to the protein MSNHYEVLGVAQGATGEEIKKAYRKLARKLHPDVNPGPDASEEFKAVSHAYEVLSDPQKRRVYDTTGNENGTDSGYGSGYSGSGFAFQDIFETFFGGGGQQAGAPSRTRRGQDALINVRIDLKDAVFGTNKKIEVDTAEMCPTCDGSCCQPGTSPRTCDICGGSGQVQRAVRSILGQVMTSAPCGTCQGFGTVIPSPCHECSGEGRVRARRTLTIKVPAGVSTGTRIQLAGQGEAGTAGGPQGDLYVEIRVATDSTFLRDGDDLHVTLSVPMTAAALGTTVHLDTYDGDQELDIKPGTQPGEILTLRGLGVTHLRSQGRGDLRVHLNVETPRNVDPQQEELLRKLAELRNEEYTDGQLASSGSGVFARLRERLGNR
- a CDS encoding PhoH family protein; this encodes MSETSTGINAAGLDTRVFLFDSTEQMVQALGSNDEALRLIEESFPGVGLHARGNELTITGPSADVLRTERLVAEVRSMAANNAPVSPQVLEQLVTMLKTQSAARPAEVLSVNILSSRGRTIRPKTLNQSTYVDAIDRNTIVFGIGPAGTGKTYLAMAKAVQALQHKEVNRIILTRPAVEAGERLGFLPGTLNDKIDPYLRPLYDALHDMMDPDSIPRLMAAGTIEVAPLAYMRGRTLNDAFIILDEAQNTTPEQMKMFLTRLGFGSKMVVTGDVTQVDLPSGTSSGLRVVSEILRDVDDVYFSELDATDVVRHRLVGDIVSAYGDWDETQRAAQARTGRPAAAR
- a CDS encoding 16S rRNA (uracil(1498)-N(3))-methyltransferase, coding for MTRPLFFGPGEAVRAATPGGVFVLGGDEGRHAATVRRLGEGERLDVSDGAGYRIGGTISAVGNGTVEITVETAGQEPAPRHRLILVQALAKGGRDEQAVEAATELGIDAVVPWHAERSIVRWRGDKAEKGRQKWVSLVGAAAKQSRRSFVPEVHAVMDTSRLAAWAETVESMIVLHEDADLPLADQVSALLAGAPSGATSTAVVVGPEGGISDAELGKLSAAGAGTARLGPHVLRSSTAGPAALALLNHLLGRW
- the ybeY gene encoding rRNA maturation RNase YbeY — encoded protein: MSVEVNNESGHDVDEASLVRLANFLLESLFVHPEAELSIILVDTAAMERLHIEWMDEPGPTDVLSFPMDELRPGTPGRVTPAGLLGDIVLCPDVAASQGAAAGHGTKDELLLLTTHGVLHLLGYDHAEPEDEKEMFGLQRQLLSDFLGGDAPQETRA
- a CDS encoding hemolysin family protein, yielding MTIWLLALMGLLFALTAALVTAAEAAFSYLPRQEGEALVAESRTHSIRRILDAPVAHMHALRFWRVWFEMAGAVAVAILFHDLLDSVWLAGLLATAVMAGVGFVIVGVSPRQLGRTHAPGVVRLTAGLVSFLCTVLGPIPRWLVRIGSSITPGAARDEAAFFTQEEFRELLSRASDAEMIEDNEAELIHSVFELGDTKVRSVMVPRTDMVTIESGSTLSQAMSLFLRSGYSRIPVIGESSDDIRGLLYLKDVVASLHGRPASNLARPVDAECRPARYVPESKPVGDLLRELQRESTHVAIVIDEYGGTAGLVTLEDLIEEIVGEIVDEYDSEVPEQEQLAGGEYRVSARMGIDDLGELFGLDLDDEEVDTVGGLLAKTLGRVPIVGSEVTIDGIGLRAERVEGRRNRVSHVITYRLPTGHAAHDERETIEADNERR